From a single Gavia stellata isolate bGavSte3 chromosome 5, bGavSte3.hap2, whole genome shotgun sequence genomic region:
- the EGR4 gene encoding early growth response protein 4, with translation MLNVMDFSCPDPLYSKYEESCEMKTGELQGLGQPEQQLLAEADFLGGELLGAPMNGGAVDYSLPGSQPSPSLSYTGSFFIKAVPEHPQDQESLFNLMSGILGISPFASSEGHQRHLDALYPCPEVAQSQLDLYAACQPEMNGSTQAPFPEQGYGGFPAAEGAQPLQAQPALGNTSQCFFQPKLLDNKQDIKLPAASPPLDKFKASCAQWEPVTQHQAYLPTGYHSPEAFPAGESGQGLFHPLGSKMESVLSVSCQSELGSLAEDAACFGTHLGFGCEPENFPARGDFADTKIHNLPPPLMPEFDASLTQPEVLPGLMSSTELLHPHPSPSVPPTDFLGHPTSSSIPSLLPTNPPALAEPKKKTRRTKCSSKCFCPKPHEKAFACPVENCIRSFARSDELNRHLRIHTGHKPFQCRICLRNFSRSDHLTTHIRTHTGEKPFSCDTCGRRFARSDEKKRHSKVHLKQKARTEEKLKGLGFFSVGLSFGTL, from the exons ATGCTCAACGTTATGGATTTCTCCTGCCCGGATCCGCTTTACTCCAAGTACGAGGAGAGCTGCGAGATGAAAACCGGGGAGCTGCAGGGCTTGGGGCAGCCTgagcagcaacttctggcggAGGCTGATTTCCTCGGAG GTGAGCTGCTGGGCGCCCCGATGAACGGTGGGGCGGTGGATTACTCCCTCCCGGGCAGCCAGCCCTCCCCTTCGCTCAGCTACACCGGCAGCTTCTTCATCAAGGCGGTACCGGAGCATCCCCAGGACCAGGAATCCCTCTTCAACCTGATGTCGGGGATCCTGGGCATCTCCCCCTTCGCCTCCTCCGAGGGCCACCAAAGGCACCTGGATGCTCTTTACCCCTGTCCCGAGGTGGCTCAGAGCCAGCTGGACCTTTACGCCGCCTGCCAGCCCGAAATGAATGGATCCACCCAAGCCCCCTTCCCGGAGCAGGGCTACGGTGGCTTCCCCGCGGCGGAGGGTGCTCAGCCCCTCCAGGCACAACCCGCCTTAGGAAACACCTCGCAGTGCTTCTTCCAGCCCAAGCTCCTGGACAACAAGCAGGACATCAAGCTGCCCGCTGCTTCCCCACCCCTGGACAAATTTAAAGCCTCCTGCGCCCAGTGGGAGCCCGTCACCCAGCATCAGGCCTACTTGCCCACCGGCTACCATTCTCCCGAAGCCTTCCCGGCTGGGGAGAGCGGCCAGGGGCTGTTCCACCCGCTGGGCTCTAAGATGGAGAGCGTCTTGTCCGTCAGCTGCCAGTCGGAGCTCGGCAGCCTGGCGGAGGATGCTGCCTGCTTCGGCACCCATCTGGGCTTCGGCTGCGAGCCAGAAAACTTCCCGGCCCGCGGGGACTTTGCCGACACCAAGATCCACAACCTCCCTCCTCCGTTAATGCCAGAGTTTGACGCCTCCTTGACCCAGCCTGAAGTCCTGCCGGGTCTGATGAGCTCTACCGAGCTCCTCCATCCTCACCCCTCGCCCTCTGTCCCCCCCACGGACTTTTTGGGCCACCCCACCTcttcctccatcccttccctgctgcccacCAACCCTCCCGCCTTGGCCGAGCCCAAGAAGAAGACCCGCCGGACCAAGTGCTCTTCCAAATGCTTCTGCCCGAAACCCCACGAGAAGGCTTTCGCCTGCCCGGTGGAAAACTGCATCCGGAGCTTCGCCCGCTCGGATGAGCTCAACAGGCACCTCCGCATCCATACGGGCCACAAACCCTTCCAGTGCCGCATCTGCCTGAGGAACTTCAGCCGCAGCGACCACCTCACCACCCACATCCGCACCCACACCGGCGAGAAGCCCTTCTCCTGCGACACCTGCGGCCGCCGCTTCGCCAGGAGCGACGAGAAGAAACGTCACAGCAAGGTCCACCTGAAGCAGAAAGCCCGGACGGAGGAGAAGCTCAAAGGTTTGGGGTTCTTCTCAGTGGGTCTCTCCTTCGGGACACTGTGA